A genomic region of Alicyclobacillus sp. SO9 contains the following coding sequences:
- the fdhF gene encoding formate dehydrogenase subunit alpha — translation MKLESEIRHTSEFVEVDVDDEVRKVADTSSVLDVILENDASFPHVCYHEALDPIETCDTCIVEVNGRRVRACSTSVEPGMKVRTKTASATAARNEAMNRILYNHDLYCTVCDNNNGNCTLHNTVKAMGVEHQKYPFKPKPYEEDNTNPFYRYNPDQCILCGRCVEACQNLQVSEVLSIDWERDRPRVLWDDDAPINESSCVSCGHCVTVCPTNALMEKSMLGEAGFATGLKPELLESMIHLTKETEPGYSPIFTISDMESKMRESRIKKTKTVCTYCGVGCSFDIWTKDREILKVEPQMDAPANQISTCVKGKFGWDFVNSDERLTEPLIRRGDEFVQVSWNEAMDYVAERLTQIRETDGPDAIGYISSSKCTNEENYLMQKFARAVMGTNNVDNCSRYCQAPATTALRRTMGYGGDTGSIEDIGQAELVIIVGANPAESHPVLSTRVRRAQKKHGQKLIVADLRMNDMAKRADVWLHPKAGSDLVWLSAVTKYMIDMGWHDESFVQETVNDFHEFLVSLAPYTLEYAAKETGLSQEQLKQTAQMIRDASSMCILWAMGVTQQVGGSDTSTAICNLLLATGNVGRPGTGAYPLRGHNNVQGAGDFGCAPDVFPGYESVNSEDVRARYEKAWNVSIPTTKGLNNHQMVEKIHEGELKAMYIMGEEMAIVDSNSNRVQAAFEKLEFFVAQDIFFSKTAQYADVILPASPSLEKEGTFTNTERRIQHLYQALDSKGSSRPDWVIIQDLANRLGAAWNYTHPSQIFSEATAIAPMFQGLTYESLEGYHSEQWPIQPNQAGTPLLYQNGFPFPDGKARFYPVEWTKPLLAPNAEYDLHLNNGRMLEHFHEGNLTYRVSGIAQKVPTSYVEVSRKLARERGIEDGTTVRLISPYGAVKLQATVTDRVEGNELYLPMNTSKDEEAVNYLTSSNHDETAYTPAYKDIHVRMEVLEGRGTSPLVKGNFRLGHPNPQPGVMVHRKWQRSDYEPLVEQRPSGER, via the coding sequence TTGAAGCTGGAATCGGAAATAAGACACACTAGTGAATTCGTTGAAGTAGACGTAGATGACGAAGTGCGAAAGGTTGCTGATACCTCTTCGGTTTTGGACGTCATTTTGGAGAACGATGCATCATTTCCCCACGTTTGTTACCACGAGGCACTTGACCCCATTGAGACCTGTGATACCTGTATTGTTGAAGTGAATGGAAGGAGAGTGCGAGCTTGTTCCACATCGGTTGAACCGGGTATGAAAGTACGCACGAAGACGGCCTCTGCAACAGCAGCGCGGAACGAGGCTATGAACCGGATTTTGTACAATCACGATTTGTATTGCACAGTCTGTGACAACAACAATGGCAACTGTACATTACACAACACGGTGAAGGCCATGGGTGTAGAACATCAGAAATACCCCTTCAAACCAAAACCGTATGAAGAGGACAATACGAATCCGTTCTATCGTTACAATCCGGACCAGTGCATTCTGTGCGGTCGCTGTGTTGAGGCATGCCAAAATCTGCAGGTGAGTGAGGTTCTGTCGATTGACTGGGAGCGTGACAGACCGCGTGTGCTTTGGGATGATGATGCCCCCATTAATGAATCGTCCTGTGTTTCCTGTGGACACTGCGTAACAGTATGCCCGACCAATGCCTTGATGGAAAAGTCCATGTTGGGAGAAGCGGGCTTTGCGACAGGCCTTAAGCCTGAATTACTCGAGTCGATGATTCATTTGACGAAAGAAACCGAGCCTGGGTATTCCCCGATTTTCACTATTTCCGATATGGAATCAAAGATGCGGGAATCCAGAATCAAGAAAACCAAGACGGTCTGTACATACTGCGGGGTTGGATGCAGTTTTGACATTTGGACAAAGGACCGTGAAATACTCAAAGTTGAGCCCCAGATGGACGCGCCGGCCAATCAGATTTCCACCTGTGTGAAAGGTAAATTCGGATGGGATTTTGTCAACAGTGACGAGCGTTTGACGGAACCCCTAATTCGCAGAGGGGATGAATTTGTTCAGGTTAGTTGGAACGAGGCAATGGATTACGTTGCAGAACGGCTGACACAGATCCGCGAGACGGATGGACCTGACGCTATTGGCTATATTTCATCTTCCAAGTGTACCAATGAAGAAAATTACTTGATGCAAAAGTTTGCACGAGCCGTAATGGGGACCAATAATGTCGACAACTGTTCCCGCTATTGCCAAGCGCCAGCTACGACGGCCTTGAGACGGACAATGGGGTATGGCGGAGATACGGGATCGATTGAGGACATTGGTCAAGCAGAACTGGTCATCATTGTTGGCGCAAACCCGGCTGAATCTCATCCCGTTCTTTCAACGCGCGTGCGGAGAGCACAAAAGAAGCATGGGCAAAAGCTGATTGTGGCGGATCTGAGAATGAACGACATGGCAAAACGAGCAGATGTCTGGCTCCATCCGAAAGCAGGCAGCGACTTAGTCTGGTTATCAGCTGTGACGAAATACATGATTGACATGGGCTGGCACGATGAGTCGTTTGTGCAGGAAACTGTGAACGATTTCCATGAATTTCTGGTTTCACTGGCCCCGTACACGTTGGAATACGCGGCGAAGGAAACTGGATTGTCACAGGAACAGCTGAAGCAAACCGCACAGATGATTCGCGACGCCTCTTCGATGTGTATCCTCTGGGCCATGGGTGTGACCCAGCAAGTGGGCGGCAGTGACACAAGTACAGCCATTTGCAACCTGCTGCTGGCCACGGGGAATGTTGGCAGACCTGGTACCGGCGCTTATCCGCTGAGGGGTCACAACAACGTACAGGGAGCTGGAGATTTCGGTTGTGCACCGGATGTTTTTCCAGGCTATGAGTCAGTCAATTCGGAAGATGTCAGAGCGCGCTATGAGAAGGCATGGAACGTTTCGATTCCTACCACAAAAGGCCTCAACAACCACCAAATGGTAGAGAAGATCCATGAAGGTGAATTGAAAGCCATGTACATCATGGGTGAAGAGATGGCAATTGTCGACTCAAATTCAAACCGCGTGCAAGCCGCCTTTGAAAAATTGGAATTCTTTGTTGCTCAGGATATTTTCTTCTCCAAAACAGCCCAGTATGCAGATGTAATCCTTCCTGCCTCCCCGAGCCTGGAGAAAGAAGGGACGTTTACCAACACAGAGCGTCGCATTCAGCATCTCTATCAGGCTCTGGATTCGAAAGGCAGTTCTCGGCCGGATTGGGTCATCATTCAGGATTTGGCTAACCGTCTTGGAGCTGCCTGGAACTACACGCATCCATCTCAAATTTTCTCTGAAGCCACTGCAATTGCGCCTATGTTTCAGGGGCTGACCTATGAATCCCTGGAAGGCTATCACTCGGAGCAGTGGCCCATTCAACCAAATCAGGCGGGAACACCGCTGTTGTACCAAAACGGTTTCCCGTTTCCAGATGGGAAAGCCCGGTTTTATCCGGTAGAGTGGACCAAACCGCTGCTCGCGCCCAATGCAGAATACGATTTACATCTGAATAACGGTCGGATGCTCGAACACTTCCACGAGGGAAACCTGACGTACCGAGTCAGCGGGATTGCTCAAAAGGTACCCACATCTTATGTAGAAGTCTCTCGTAAATTGGCCAGAGAGCGAGGTATCGAGGATGGAACGACGGTTCGTCTCATCTCCCCGTACGGAGCGGTGAAACTGCAAGCAACTGTTACAGACAGAGTAGAGGGCAATGAGCTGTATCTGCCCATGAATACTTCGAAAGATGAAGAAGCAGTCAATTACCTGACCAGCAGTAACCACGATGAAACGGCCTATACGCCCGCGTACAAAGACATCCATGTACGCATGGAAGTACTCGAAGGTAGAGGCACATCGCCGCTGGTCAAAGGCAACTTCCGCCTTGGTCACCCGAATCCTCAACCGGGTGTCATGGTTCATAGAAAATGGCAGCGCAGCGACTATGAACCCCTTGTGGAGCAGCGTCCATCGGGAGAGCGCTGA
- a CDS encoding DUF1641 domain-containing protein: MAKPVSTIRDVEGQNDGKKDHQLRELENLLSSHTEDVEQLFRVVHLLQEKGLLDVAAAALEQGQDLLEILVRQANGPGSLGGIKSLIAVVQGMTKLDASVVSAVFTGLGKASQVIAGGEAEEISGLWDIVRVMRDSDVTTGLTAIFAILKAVGQQLNPTGSTGESSQDLNFSSPTAKTV; the protein is encoded by the coding sequence ATGGCAAAGCCTGTGTCAACAATTCGTGATGTTGAAGGTCAGAATGACGGCAAGAAGGATCATCAGTTGCGAGAACTGGAGAATCTTTTGTCGTCTCACACCGAGGACGTGGAACAATTGTTTCGCGTCGTTCACCTTCTTCAAGAGAAGGGCCTGCTCGACGTTGCTGCAGCCGCATTAGAACAGGGGCAAGACTTGCTGGAAATTCTCGTGCGGCAAGCGAATGGTCCTGGAAGTCTCGGCGGCATTAAAAGTCTAATTGCTGTAGTTCAAGGAATGACAAAATTGGACGCCAGTGTCGTTTCTGCAGTTTTCACAGGCTTGGGGAAAGCGTCTCAAGTCATTGCCGGCGGAGAAGCGGAAGAAATTTCGGGGTTGTGGGATATTGTCCGGGTCATGCGTGATAGTGATGTGACAACCGGTCTCACAGCAATCTTCGCCATCCTGAAGGCAGTGGGGCAGCAACTCAATCCAACTGGTTCCACAGGAGAATCCAGTCAAGACCTGAATTTTTCCTCACCAACAGCAAAGACTGTGTGA
- a CDS encoding isocitrate lyase/phosphoenolpyruvate mutase family protein, which produces MKEQAVKAQLFRDLHYAASPLVLANAWDAVTARIFEAVGFPAIATTSAGMAMALGYPDGGYLPFEALVAALQRVVTSVQVPVSADIESGYGVTPEETADYVDKLIETGIVGINIEDSVGHGDGALFPEELQAQRIAAIHETCHIPLFINARIDNFKHGGKTDKELLEDAIRRAQLYRQAGADCIFVFGVRDLDVIQASVRRIPGPVNFMAGSGMPSVNQLKEAGASRISMGPAALKVAMGSVKKVATDLFSNGTYDSSPQSEMSYQELNGYFL; this is translated from the coding sequence GTGAAAGAGCAAGCGGTAAAAGCACAGTTGTTTCGAGACTTGCATTATGCTGCGTCGCCGCTGGTACTGGCGAACGCCTGGGATGCTGTCACTGCACGCATTTTTGAAGCTGTTGGCTTTCCAGCCATCGCGACGACGAGTGCCGGTATGGCCATGGCACTTGGCTATCCGGACGGCGGGTATTTGCCTTTTGAAGCACTTGTTGCTGCACTTCAGCGAGTTGTTACTAGTGTCCAAGTCCCCGTATCTGCTGACATCGAATCGGGTTATGGCGTGACCCCTGAAGAGACTGCGGACTACGTTGACAAATTGATTGAAACTGGTATTGTCGGCATCAATATTGAAGACTCAGTCGGACACGGAGATGGGGCCTTGTTTCCAGAAGAACTTCAGGCGCAAAGGATTGCTGCAATTCACGAAACATGCCACATTCCCCTGTTTATCAATGCCAGAATCGACAACTTTAAGCACGGAGGGAAAACGGACAAGGAATTGCTTGAAGACGCAATTCGTCGTGCCCAGTTGTATCGACAAGCGGGAGCTGACTGCATCTTTGTCTTTGGTGTCCGCGATTTGGATGTTATTCAAGCCTCGGTGCGACGAATTCCGGGTCCGGTGAACTTCATGGCTGGAAGCGGGATGCCTTCAGTCAATCAGTTGAAAGAAGCAGGCGCTTCCAGAATAAGCATGGGTCCTGCAGCACTCAAGGTCGCAATGGGGTCTGTGAAAAAGGTTGCCACAGACCTCTTCAGCAATGGAACCTATGATAGTTCTCCGCAATCCGAGATGTCATATCAAGAGTTGAACGGCTATTTCCTGTAA
- a CDS encoding LysR family transcriptional regulator, with translation MDQQLQVFVTVAEEKNFTRAAKTLHISQPAISQYIQNLEQKMDVSLLDRTNKYVRLNPAGEVFYRYAKEMLGLYEQLGRQIRDLKEEAAGPLKIGSSFTFGEYVLPHVVADFRGRYSRIEPSITIENTQKVVELVECGELDVGIIEGGILGEKHVDVTPFADDTVVVVASIDHPLAAQKTVSTADVESECWIVREQGSGTREITDNVFQQFDLRPKTLIEYRSNQVIKESVEAGLGITLLSKWVIRKELMCKTMKVIPLSYPPIKRKFSLVLRKSKFETKASSLFRQFLLQQSERLSTIDVTAV, from the coding sequence ATGGACCAACAATTACAAGTATTCGTGACGGTGGCGGAAGAAAAAAACTTTACACGCGCTGCAAAGACACTCCATATCAGTCAACCTGCGATTAGTCAGTACATCCAAAACCTTGAACAGAAGATGGATGTAAGTTTATTGGACAGAACCAATAAATACGTTCGATTGAATCCAGCCGGTGAAGTGTTTTATCGTTACGCAAAGGAGATGCTTGGCCTGTACGAGCAACTGGGTCGACAAATCCGCGATTTAAAGGAAGAGGCAGCAGGACCTCTGAAGATTGGTTCTAGTTTCACCTTTGGAGAGTATGTTTTACCACATGTGGTCGCAGATTTTCGGGGCCGCTATTCCAGAATAGAACCAAGTATTACAATTGAGAACACACAAAAAGTTGTGGAGTTGGTTGAATGCGGAGAATTAGATGTTGGCATTATTGAAGGAGGTATACTCGGGGAGAAACACGTAGACGTGACACCTTTTGCCGACGACACAGTGGTAGTAGTTGCATCAATCGACCACCCGCTGGCGGCCCAGAAAACTGTGTCGACTGCAGATGTTGAAAGCGAGTGCTGGATTGTTCGAGAACAGGGCTCCGGCACTCGCGAGATTACAGATAACGTATTTCAGCAATTTGACCTTCGTCCAAAAACGCTCATTGAATACCGCAGCAACCAAGTGATTAAGGAGTCTGTGGAAGCCGGATTAGGAATTACGCTGTTGTCTAAGTGGGTCATTCGTAAGGAACTCATGTGCAAGACCATGAAAGTCATTCCGCTCTCGTATCCTCCAATTAAAAGGAAGTTCTCCTTGGTGTTAAGAAAGTCTAAATTCGAAACAAAAGCAAGCAGCTTATTTAGACAATTTCTACTGCAACAATCGGAGAGATTATCAACAATTGATGTCACGGCGGTGTGA
- a CDS encoding C4-dicarboxylate ABC transporter yields MRIVRQFGPNWFTTIMGVGIVAGLTYSSPFPIPFQHQIGLFLFGLLNLIFIVAVLLWMFRWIFHLDEAVNDFRYPEKALFYGAFAMGINVVGNDYFVIGTHFLNRYLATDISKVIWVIGTIAAIFTVIVVPYLLFAEHKVDQRDALATWLIPVVPPIVAADTGTNLIPLWGGPNTQFTVTVVILAMLGVTFFLFIMVSGLVYSRLVYHRRLSGHAAPSLWVEIGPIGMSMGTFSTLPLTTHQILGHYGNALHAFAVILSMVLWGIGIWWISISSMYTLLHLSRRGEGLPFHMGWWSYVFPIGSFTSGTYALNQLVQYPFFTIAGFVQLVVLWTCFTVVFVRTGMGVWKGSLIQWRRIHVQGSIQRAQKPA; encoded by the coding sequence ATGCGCATTGTGAGACAGTTTGGCCCGAATTGGTTTACAACCATCATGGGTGTAGGAATTGTAGCAGGACTCACATACTCCTCCCCTTTTCCAATTCCATTTCAGCATCAAATTGGACTGTTTTTATTTGGCTTGTTGAACTTGATTTTTATCGTTGCTGTATTGCTCTGGATGTTCCGGTGGATATTTCATTTGGATGAGGCCGTAAATGACTTTCGTTATCCGGAGAAGGCTTTGTTTTACGGTGCATTCGCAATGGGAATTAATGTAGTTGGGAACGACTACTTTGTTATTGGTACGCATTTTTTGAATCGATACCTGGCAACAGACATCAGCAAGGTCATCTGGGTCATCGGAACTATCGCAGCGATATTCACGGTCATTGTCGTACCGTATCTGCTGTTTGCCGAACACAAAGTGGATCAGCGTGACGCTCTAGCCACCTGGTTGATTCCGGTTGTCCCGCCAATTGTCGCCGCTGATACAGGAACAAACCTGATTCCTCTGTGGGGAGGTCCCAATACACAATTCACCGTTACGGTTGTTATTTTAGCCATGCTTGGTGTGACATTTTTTCTGTTCATTATGGTAAGCGGACTTGTCTACTCGCGGCTGGTGTATCACCGACGTCTGAGCGGACACGCCGCTCCCAGTCTTTGGGTTGAAATTGGTCCCATTGGTATGTCGATGGGGACATTTAGTACACTGCCACTCACAACACATCAGATCTTAGGGCACTATGGGAACGCACTTCACGCCTTTGCTGTCATACTTTCAATGGTACTTTGGGGAATCGGCATCTGGTGGATTAGCATTTCCTCCATGTATACGCTCCTGCATCTTAGTCGACGGGGTGAAGGTCTGCCGTTTCATATGGGCTGGTGGAGCTATGTGTTCCCAATCGGCAGCTTTACCAGCGGCACATATGCGCTGAATCAGTTGGTGCAGTACCCGTTTTTTACAATTGCAGGATTTGTACAACTCGTAGTGCTTTGGACATGCTTTACCGTCGTATTTGTGCGAACTGGTATGGGAGTGTGGAAAGGCAGCTTAATTCAATGGCGGAGAATTCACGTTCAAGGAAGCATCCAAAGGGCACAAAAGCCAGCATAA
- a CDS encoding low specificity L-threonine aldolase has translation MADEMTLLDAFKQTKFQVVGHGPRNVQVLKDALADTDGDLESDMYGKGKVIEDFQNKMAAYLGMEEAIFFPSGTMAQQIALRIWCDQTEIYKVAYHPLCHLEIHEQDGLKRLHNIQPVLLAEEDRIIELEDVLNVQEDISCLLLELPQREIGGQLPDYATLEAISQHCREHGIKLHLDGARLFEVLPYYGTTAEEICRLFDSVYVSLYKGIGGVAGAILAGNPDFIAESVIWKRRYGGDLISLYPYIIADDWYLSKRLDKMGQYYKDARELAEYYNRCSGISTVPSVPVSNMFHVQVELPKDEFERILLEMYENTGIGLTGSIREISDVRCYFEVSIGDQYEKVPKEALGKAFDFLGSRMLAVQ, from the coding sequence TTGGCTGACGAAATGACATTGTTGGATGCTTTTAAACAGACGAAATTTCAGGTAGTAGGCCATGGTCCAAGAAACGTGCAGGTTCTCAAAGACGCGTTGGCCGACACAGACGGAGATTTGGAAAGCGATATGTATGGCAAGGGGAAAGTTATTGAAGATTTTCAGAACAAAATGGCGGCGTATTTGGGGATGGAGGAAGCGATTTTCTTTCCCAGCGGGACGATGGCACAACAGATTGCTCTGAGAATTTGGTGCGATCAAACGGAGATTTACAAAGTCGCCTATCACCCATTATGCCACTTGGAAATCCATGAACAAGATGGATTAAAGCGGCTGCACAACATTCAGCCAGTGTTGCTGGCAGAGGAGGACAGAATCATCGAACTGGAGGATGTGCTGAACGTCCAAGAGGACATATCCTGTTTGCTGCTTGAACTTCCTCAACGTGAGATTGGAGGACAGCTTCCGGACTACGCCACACTTGAGGCGATTTCACAGCACTGCAGGGAACACGGCATCAAACTGCACTTGGATGGTGCTAGACTGTTTGAAGTGCTTCCTTACTACGGTACAACAGCAGAGGAAATTTGCCGCCTGTTTGATAGTGTCTATGTTTCCTTGTACAAGGGGATTGGGGGAGTGGCAGGAGCCATTCTGGCAGGAAATCCGGACTTTATTGCGGAGTCCGTCATATGGAAACGGCGCTACGGAGGAGACCTAATTAGTCTGTACCCTTACATCATTGCGGACGATTGGTACCTGAGCAAGAGGTTAGACAAGATGGGGCAGTATTATAAGGATGCTAGAGAACTAGCGGAATACTATAATCGTTGTTCCGGAATCTCTACCGTCCCGAGCGTGCCCGTTAGCAACATGTTTCATGTTCAGGTTGAACTTCCCAAGGATGAGTTTGAGCGCATACTCCTTGAGATGTACGAAAATACAGGTATTGGACTTACAGGAAGTATTCGGGAAATAAGCGATGTGCGTTGCTATTTTGAAGTGAGCATCGGAGATCAATATGAAAAGGTTCCGAAGGAGGCATTGGGTAAAGCGTTTGATTTTCTAGGTTCAAGAATGCTGGCAGTCCAGTAA
- a CDS encoding YukJ family protein → MPILNYGVVCGRVVRYSPGSDSFSHFQIILVDDSHTEYQVDVNVRSKDGSEVLYFSTDNFTRDLIQDWKGLSTGFTPLQSNADSGALDYLREDLFAVESMQPLPMKGPANDALNAYLGQAIKKAYDENGLVYAFGQHFRDRGHSARHDKRFHEPSRGIHDIHMNQGNLSRYEKENGPYQDGGLFVEDKSRGQWTAIFLAFQTQSFRTDASGDPTGPTWASEHGGEVR, encoded by the coding sequence GTGCCAATTCTAAACTATGGTGTTGTTTGTGGCCGAGTTGTTCGTTATAGTCCAGGGTCTGACAGTTTCTCTCACTTTCAAATCATACTAGTGGATGACAGTCATACTGAATATCAGGTAGACGTAAATGTCCGTTCGAAGGATGGTTCCGAGGTGCTGTATTTCTCGACTGATAATTTCACGAGGGATTTAATACAGGATTGGAAGGGCCTATCTACGGGTTTTACGCCGCTGCAAAGCAATGCCGACAGCGGTGCACTAGATTATCTCCGGGAAGACCTATTTGCGGTTGAGTCAATGCAACCATTGCCTATGAAAGGCCCCGCAAATGACGCGCTGAATGCATATCTTGGGCAGGCCATTAAAAAGGCGTACGACGAGAATGGGTTGGTCTATGCCTTTGGGCAGCACTTTCGTGATAGAGGACACAGTGCACGCCATGACAAGAGATTTCACGAACCCAGTCGAGGCATACACGACATTCATATGAATCAAGGAAATCTTTCTCGGTATGAGAAGGAAAACGGGCCCTACCAAGACGGCGGCCTGTTCGTTGAAGATAAGAGCCGCGGACAGTGGACCGCCATTTTTCTGGCTTTTCAAACGCAGTCATTTCGTACGGATGCGTCTGGAGACCCAACCGGACCAACGTGGGCGTCAGAGCACGGCGGCGAAGTGAGATAG
- a CDS encoding glycosyl hydrolase family 18 protein, whose amino-acid sequence MGWTDTTSHAETEDTANYLSRRRKPKRPRSVRWILVAGTVVVLAAAAVYFVFFRAYDNGPRPVEVDGQNVQHIDGFQVHAKTFVSRSQAAAFLKRIGDEKTLVSTTTKSFRGQSYIRAAGLVEALNRSGDKTRFSKGKFTVKLKTGQHYSYDLKGNQIRQQEVRVNGKLAARFLDVYHNEAPYIPAQTAAHILSQAGLKSSWDGRQMHISLTKAPQLTPVPKSSYDKVIAFGQGSAIYVPSYAWRSIDYIPLYSLDTVLHQLGLDASVSSWRWNVSSGNGSTIAAVAKASSGAGDTGIAADSNSNSNPSGTVHPLNLTTHRHRQVLAFVPFYSGNTADFKDALGYHSSYNALAEDIWTIDASGDLTGAAPAGTTVQASSAGYSVYAMITNLTTKGFSATEMTAVLSNSVNRTRLHNQLLKLVQSKDYAGVMLDFESIPPSNEAAYSRFVSSLAAALHAEGKRLEVAVPALTGASQSGLNGAYNLAKIGQAADEVVVMAYDYSYFGGPAGPIAPIPWVQQVLAYTISEIPSSKVVLGLDAYGYDWSGKHTTAVSLKNVSSFVKKRHIQPQWNKSAEAPWFQWTDSKGNVHTVYYENGKSTSAKLDLASTYGAGGVAVWRAGLEDNAVLNALAKYK is encoded by the coding sequence TTGGGTTGGACTGACACGACATCACATGCTGAGACAGAAGACACTGCCAATTATCTATCTCGTAGACGAAAGCCGAAACGGCCAAGAAGTGTTCGTTGGATTTTAGTTGCCGGCACTGTCGTGGTTCTTGCTGCAGCAGCAGTCTATTTTGTGTTTTTTCGGGCTTATGATAATGGGCCAAGGCCGGTAGAGGTCGATGGTCAAAACGTTCAGCACATAGACGGCTTTCAGGTGCACGCGAAGACGTTTGTGTCCCGTTCTCAGGCTGCAGCCTTTTTAAAACGCATTGGTGACGAAAAAACACTCGTGTCCACAACCACGAAATCCTTTCGAGGGCAGTCCTACATTCGCGCTGCAGGGCTTGTTGAGGCTCTGAATAGAAGCGGCGACAAAACTAGATTTTCCAAAGGAAAATTCACTGTCAAGTTGAAGACGGGTCAACACTACAGTTATGACTTAAAAGGAAATCAGATTCGTCAACAAGAAGTCAGAGTGAATGGGAAGTTGGCTGCCAGATTTCTGGACGTGTATCATAATGAAGCCCCATACATTCCAGCGCAAACAGCAGCACACATTCTGTCTCAAGCCGGGTTAAAGAGTTCATGGGACGGTCGCCAGATGCACATTTCCCTTACAAAAGCACCTCAGTTGACACCTGTTCCAAAGTCTTCTTACGACAAAGTCATTGCCTTCGGACAGGGAAGCGCAATTTACGTACCCAGCTACGCTTGGCGAAGCATCGACTACATTCCGCTGTACAGCCTGGACACGGTGCTCCACCAGTTGGGCCTTGATGCTTCGGTATCTTCGTGGCGCTGGAATGTCTCTTCCGGAAATGGGTCCACGATTGCGGCAGTGGCGAAAGCGTCCTCGGGGGCAGGGGACACAGGCATAGCTGCTGACAGCAACAGCAACTCTAATCCATCGGGTACCGTTCATCCCCTGAATCTGACGACCCATCGACACCGCCAAGTATTGGCCTTTGTTCCTTTCTATTCAGGAAATACGGCTGATTTCAAGGATGCTTTGGGGTACCATTCATCCTATAACGCGCTTGCAGAGGACATCTGGACGATTGATGCATCCGGAGATTTGACTGGAGCAGCCCCGGCAGGGACAACTGTCCAGGCAAGTTCTGCTGGATACTCCGTTTACGCAATGATCACCAACTTGACCACCAAGGGTTTTAGCGCCACTGAAATGACAGCGGTACTCAGCAACTCCGTCAATCGCACTCGATTGCACAATCAATTGCTAAAGCTAGTTCAGTCCAAAGATTACGCTGGTGTTATGCTCGATTTTGAATCTATTCCTCCCAGTAATGAAGCAGCCTACAGCCGGTTCGTCTCCAGTTTGGCTGCTGCCTTACACGCCGAAGGGAAACGTCTTGAAGTAGCAGTTCCTGCTTTGACAGGCGCATCGCAATCCGGATTGAACGGTGCTTATAACTTGGCAAAGATAGGACAAGCGGCAGATGAAGTGGTAGTGATGGCCTATGACTACTCCTATTTCGGCGGACCGGCGGGCCCCATTGCTCCGATTCCCTGGGTGCAACAGGTACTTGCGTATACCATATCCGAGATACCTTCCTCGAAGGTAGTTTTAGGACTTGATGCATACGGTTATGACTGGAGCGGTAAACATACCACAGCTGTCAGCCTGAAGAATGTCAGTTCATTTGTGAAAAAACGGCATATTCAGCCGCAATGGAACAAGTCTGCAGAAGCACCATGGTTTCAGTGGACAGATAGTAAGGGGAATGTCCACACTGTGTATTACGAAAATGGTAAAAGCACCTCAGCCAAACTAGATCTCGCGTCGACCTACGGAGCAGGCGGTGTGGCGGTGTGGCGCGCGGGACTAGAAGACAACGCCGTGTTGAACGCACTTGCCAAGTACAAGTAA